ATAGTctgtttttctcaaaaatgtggTATCTTAGAATAGTGAAATTTCTACTtaccctttctctctcttttctctcactTTCCAGAGAAAATTGACTCGGAGGCTTCCTTGTTATTCATCTGTCCTCATGGCTTCAGGTTTGTCATATTTTATGAGCTAAGCTTTCTGTCTAGTACTCTATTTGATTGATTGACTCATACATTTTGCTgcaatttgtatttttctttattcataatatcttgaattatgGTTGATATTACTATTTTGTCATACAATATGTTTTTGAAGAATTTGTTTTACAAGTTTGAATGACATGTTTAGGCTTAGCTTGACTTGcacatttatttaatttatttttttcctttattcttattattaatttttatgaaaaagatTGCACTATTTAGAGTTGGGGATTTTGATATATGTTAATGTTTGTCTCTTGCAGATTATGCCTCATCTAGTTTGACTGAACTTGAATCGGCTTTGAAGTTGAAGAATGTTCAGTACTTCGTCACTAAAAGACCGTGGCTTGGTAGGGTCCTACCTCCTtatatatactgtttttttgcttcattttcctttttttttttttaatgtggtAACTCTTAATATGTGACAATTGGGCTAGATTAAGTCTTTGTATATTGGTTTTTATTGTTTCAGGTTTTATGTTTCAGATCTTTATGGAATCAATGTTAGACCCGTTGCTCCGTTTGGAAGTGTGAGTAGGAAAGCATATGTTGATCCAGCTCTGATACACCGTAGCTTACCCGATGAGCTTCTCTTTGAGGTATGGCATTTTAGAAACTATTTTTTTGGTTTGCTACTACGTTGAAATGCAACACTTTTTCATCTACATTACTTATTAGGGAGTGACTGGACAAAGGTAAGGAAATTTTGTATTGAGGTAGGCATTTTATTAATTGATGTGTTAGTTATGGGAAGGAACAAATGGGAGTAGAGAGGAGAGGGGTATGCATAAATCCAATCTCTAAATGCCTAAGGATTGTCACTGTTTTGCCTTTTTCATTAAGAGATTTCTTCTTCACTTGTTTTGTTGCTGCTATATGTTTTCTGCACAATTTAGATTGTGCATAAACGGGTACATTAGTTGGTATATAGCCATACGGACATGTGGTATGACCTATACACCAATGGAAGCTCATGTTGAATTTATGGAAGGACTATAGACATCTATTCAGGGTGATATCTCATCGGATCAAGAGAGTCAGAAAGTGGCTGTTACTCAAGAAGGTTTAGAGGGTGTCACTCGGAGATGTTTTCAAGTGGTAGATGAGCAAGATCTGATCAAGAACTGGTTGGAATTTTGCATTATGTTGTTCAACTGTTGTTGTAAAACCGATTATCCATTTAATCAATTGATGGCTCTCCGTTATAAAAGTTTGGTGATGGAGTTCTGGACTCGGTTCAATCAGATTGCAACACAAATGTTTGGTATTCTGAAAACCTTCCTCCGTGATATATTCTTTGGGAATCTACCAGTGGAGATGGTGATTAAGGTGCGGGCATAGACCTGCGACCCTCATTAATGTTTTGGCCGAGGTGTTGCTAGGGACTACATATTGATCTCCCTGTTTTTCCATCGGAGATGATAGGGACTACAGTGACAAATCATGGCTTCTAACTAGCAGAGTATATGCCAAGAAGTCAGCAACACAACTCAGTGATCGAACCCCCTGTTTCAGAGATAGTTTTGCCACCGGGAAGGCTGCCGATTGCGGTGAGCAAGAACTCGTCACTGCCAATCACCGAGGAAATTGCATTCGGGTTTATTTTATCGAAGACAGTTCCTGTAGCAATCGAGAAAGAAATCGTTAATATGTTACGTGAAACCGGAAGGCCCAGTCCCTTCACTTATGTCATGTCCAAGCCCGACCTACATAAGCACAATAGTTAACCTAATTAATCATAGTATGGGGTTGGACCCATTGGGTCATGTTGTTTTCTCTAAGAGGGAGGTAGGAAGTCAATTTTTACTAGCCCAAGATCGACGCAGACCACCATGGACAACTGGCTCTGGAGAGTTTTACAGTGCTGGAGATTGAGTCAATCTGCCAATTTTGGGGATGAATACACAAACAACCAGACCAAACAATACACAAACAACCAGCAAAAGGAAATATTACAGTAACTCTCAGGTGTTCGAGAGACCTGCACTTTCTAAGAGCTAAGCTCAACAAAATACAATTCTGGCATCCCTTTTCTTAGTACTCAACTCACTACATATCCCCTTCCCATAAACATTCCTTACCACATCATTAGCAACCTGCCCAGATTACCCCTGCTATAATCTGATTACTCTTTTCTGCCCCTCCTAGCATATGTAAAACGTATCACAGGTCTATATACTGCTCATGTGTTCCATTGAttacttttatttataattgcTTGTGAAAATTATTGACATGTCACATGTGCTAGGGCAGGATTGTGCTTTCtatactattttatattattagagatttttttttttttgaaaaaaagaaaaaggtcaCTTGTCTTAGACTGACCCACTCTCAAATTTATTGAGAAGAAACTGTAAATTCTCTTGAAAAgcattgttgttttttttttctcttcctaTTTTGAAAGTATCCAAGAGGGACTCAAACGTCAGTCCTTGTGGGAGCAAACCATATGACTTAAAAGTGTTCTTTTACTTAGAAATGATCTAAATCTTTTTTGATGATCTTCCGATGAAGTGATTATTTGTGACAAGTTCTTATGGCACATAAATTTGTTCATTTGCAGGTCTTTGCACGAATGACACCATATGACTTGGGCAGGGCTTCTTGTGTGTGCCGAAAATGGCGGTATACAATTCGCAATCCTGTGTTTTGGCGCAATGCATGCTTAAAGGCCTGGCAGGTAACTGGTACTGCTTATGTTTTGAGCCTTTAGTTTGTCAATTGTCTGTTGTCTTATTTAAAACTGGGATTCATTGTTTTGAAGCTTTCTGGAGTGGTCGAAAACTATAAAATTTTGCAGTCAAAGTATGAGAGTTCATGGAGAAGAATGTGGCTTTTGAGACCAAGGGCTCGTACTGATGGTAGGAGATGCCTTAATTTTAATTGTTGTTTGTATCTTTCTGATtttattttcactttttgtGCTCTCCAATTCATATGGTTTGTGTTTGTTAACGTAACTCTGATTCGGTGTTACCATCCGAATTCCCGTTATCGTATTTTTGACTGTTTGGATTTGGAGAGATGTTCATGTGAAATTTTTTTGGCATGTCAGGACTTTATGTAAGCAGGAACACTTACATTCGTGCTGGAGTTGCAGAATGGAAAGTCACTAATCCTGTTCATGTGGTATgctgttattttgttgttaagACTTCAATTTGTGTGATGAGGCAATCACTTTCTATTGATTGAATTTCATATTATGCTCTTCATCTCTAAAGCCTAAGCTTAGGTATCTGAAACATATCATAAAGGTTAAATTAAAGGGTAAATAGCACTTGGGGTTcccatcatttttttttgtagggGTTTTCATCCCAAATCAGTAGGGAAACCATTTTATTCATTTGTGCATCTTCAATGTTCTCTATTGAAAAAGCTTG
This Cannabis sativa cultivar Pink pepper isolate KNU-18-1 chromosome 6, ASM2916894v1, whole genome shotgun sequence DNA region includes the following protein-coding sequences:
- the LOC115725621 gene encoding F-box protein 7, translating into MASDYASSSLTELESALKLKNVQYFVTKRPWLDLYGINVRPVAPFGSVSRKAYVDPALIHRSLPDELLFEVFARMTPYDLGRASCVCRKWRYTIRNPVFWRNACLKAWQLSGVVENYKILQSKYESSWRRMWLLRPRARTDGLYVSRNTYIRAGVAEWKVTNPVHVVCYYRYIRFFASGRFLYKNSSQKIKDVAKYMNFRAAKAEAVFSGHYTLSDDKIEAAVLYPGTRPTVWRIRLRIRGTTDGANNRMNLLSLVTSGVNIDEVNGPGEDILGVVESWLDDETHNPDVPAVSHQRGLTPFVFVPFEEVETSVLNLPVDKMDYFVPG